From a single Capsicum annuum cultivar UCD-10X-F1 chromosome 12, UCD10Xv1.1, whole genome shotgun sequence genomic region:
- the LOC107850394 gene encoding uncharacterized protein LOC107850394 isoform X2: MAGNGRFNLTSASSDSGFVGNYANGPKGSYMGPTMDRSGSFRESSDTRIFGSGKGASRGTGAVVGDLPSLLQCLMLEPIVMSDQKYTRSGELRRMFGLTVGSTSENSFGAAHLKSSLPVSVDELKKFRDSVAETCNKASGRAKKFDEYLHKLAKYSEGIPSKKQQRNEQLTNERLGGSRTQIHRGPSDLVTQKTEERPKNNTVNKRVRTSVAETRAEYRNSALSRQPMTVKDRDMSKDSNADSDMAEEKIRRLPAGGDGWDKKMKRKRSVGAVISRPLENDGEPKRMLHHRFASEPGLSPSDSHGFRSGILSGAGSINKSDGSSLTGSIARTMLKNEQEKSALSRDSTASLNKERVLAKGSIKLNSQEENHAVCPSPIAKGKASRAPRSGSVAAANSPSNVPRIPGTLESWEQPPNVNKSLAVGGANNRKRPLPTGSSSPPITQWIGQRPQKISRTRRANLISPVSNQDELEVPSEACSPSDFGVRLTPGVTGGSVLSKAASNLTQNLKVKVESVLSPARLSESEESGAGESRLKEKGGVTCEGEEKTVNTVQSNGMSTSHMKKNKFLVKEETGDGVRRQGRSGRGSAFSRSSSSPTREKFENQVTAKPLRNSSKSGRPLKKHLERKGFSRLGNPLSSGSPDFTGESDDDREELLAAANLAYSASIHACSSTFWKKMDRFFASVSEEEKSYLLEQLKSAEESHESLSPTLNCDNDVLDGHAHDGTSISDTPSGEKNRCINNQSGSKVSSDVELVDQFHGSILSVQVDSDRIFDKVTPLYQRVLSALIIEDDIEGCEENGFDIFMSPQNGPEALLHGTHVIDSQSGKMNRTGVEYDTVFSSQIKKSGTGNEFVSCNGYGVYHRNPDVQGPQYSDEMSRGDNGYLHSEVGLFVGLSECDLDVPQRLQINSFGISSFEHEYAQMAFDDKLLLELQSIGLYIEPVPGLNDKEDEVINQEIMQLERGLRQEIGKKKTYMEKVSKAIQEGKDVEGWDPEQIAMNKLVELAYKKLLATRGTLASKVGIPKVSKQVALSFAKRTLSRCRKFEDSRASCFSEPVLHDIIFAAPPRINEADLLTDSCPVGADGILIDPYERFNHQTDHAFAKNGPILNRGKKKEVLLDDVGAGAAFRATSTLGGTLLGGAKGKRSERDRDSLARNANAKAGRSLGNSKGERKTKAKPKQKTAQLSTSVNASFNKFMEVTTHPVYPSANGNTSGNRKREGDVREKKESADGMNLPLNDIDAIEELGVESELGAPQDFNSWFNFDVDGLQDHDSVGLEIPMDDLSELNMF, encoded by the exons ATGGCTGGAAATGGGAGATTTAACTTGACATCAGCTAGCAGTGACTCGGGTTTTGTTGGAAACTACGCTAATGGGCCTAAGGGGAGCTATATGGGTCCCACTATGGACAGGTCTGGGAGCTTCAGAGAGAGTTCAGACACCCGTATATTTGGTTCTGGGAAGGGTGCATCCCGGGGGACTGGTGCAGTAGTGGGTGATTTGCCTTCCCTGTTGCAATGTTTGATGCTGGAGCCAATCGTAATGAGTGATCAAAAGTATACTCGTTCAGGTGAGTTAAGGAGAATGTTTGGCCTTACTGTTGGGAGCACTTCAGAAAATTCTTTTGGTGCTGCTCATTTGAAGTCTTCACTTCCTGTGTCTGTGGATGAACTAAAGAAGTTCAGAGATAGTGTTGCAGAGACGTGCAACAAAGCTAG TGGTAGAGCTAAAAAGTTCGACGAATACCTGCATAAGCTGGCAAAATATTCTGAAGGCATACCTTCTAAGAAGCAACAGAGAAATGAGCAGTTAACAAATGAGAGATTAGGTGGTTCAAGAACACAGATACATCGAGGCCCTTCAGATCTTGTAACACAAAAGACAGAGGAGCGGCCGAAGAATAATACTGTTAACAAGCGTGTACGCACATCAGTGGCAGAAACTCGG GCGGAGTACCGGAATAGTGCTCTATCCAGGCAGCCTATGACAGTAAAGGATCGAGATATGTCAAAAGATAGTAATGCCGATTCTGATATGGCTGAAGAAAAGATCCGCAGATTGCCAGCTGGAGGTGATGGCTGGGACAAGAAGATGAAAAGGAAACGATCAGTTGGTGCTGTCATTTCAAGGCCCTTGGAGAATGATGGAGAGCCTAAACGAATGCTGCATCATAGGTTTGCCAGTGAACCTGGCTTGTCACCTTCTGATTCCCATGGTTTCAG GTCGGGAATATTAAGCGGTGCTGGTAGCATTAACAAGTCAGATGGCTCATCACTTACTGGTTCTATTGCTCGTACAATGCTTAAAAATGAACAGGAAAAATCTGCTCTTTCTAGGGATTCAACTGCTTCTCTGAATAAAGAGCGGGTGCTGGCAAAAGGCAGCATTAA ATTAAATAGTCAGGAGGAGAACCATGCTGTCTGTCCCAGTCCAATAGCAAAAGGGAAGGCCTCAAGGGCACCACGGAGTGGCTCCGTTGCTGCTGCTAATTCACCCTCTAACGTCCCCCGTATACCTGGAACCTTGGAAAGCTGGGAACAGCCTCCAAATGTCAACAAAAGTCTCGCTGTAGGTGGGGCTAATAATCGCAAGCGTCCATTGCCCACAGGATCCTCGTCTCCACCCATAACACAATGGATTGGTCAGAGGCCTCAAAAAATTTCTCGTACAAGGAGAGCTAATCTTATCTCACCAGTTTCAAACCAGGATGAGTTGGAGGTGCCATCAGAGGCATGTTCACCTTCTGATTTTGGAGTTAGATTAACTCCTGGTGTAACAGGTGGTTCTGTTCTTTCAAAGGCTGCCAGCAATCTTACGCAAAACCTCAAAGTTAAAGTTGAAAGTGTTTTATCCCCTGCCAGACTCTCTGAAAGTGAAGAATCTGGTGCTGGTGAAAGCAGATTAAAAGAAAAGGGTGGTGTTACTTGTGAAGGTGAAGAAAAAACTGTAAATACTGTTCAGAGTAACGGGATGTCTACCTCACATATGAAGAAGAACAAGTTTCTTGTCAAAGAAGAAACAGGTGATGGTGTGCGAAGACAAGGCCGAAGTGGAAGAGGCTCGGCATTTTCTAGGAGTAGCAGTTCTCCTACAAGGGAGAAGTTTGAAAATCAAGTCACAGCGAAGCCGCTTCGTAACTCGAG TAAGTCAGGCCGTCCATTGAAAAAGCACTTGGAACGCAAAGGGTTTTCTCGTCTTGGAAATCCTTTGAGCAGTGGTTCTCCTGATTTCACTG GGGAATCAGATGATGACCGCGAGGAGCTCCTAGCTGCTGCAAACTTGGCATATAGTGCTAGTA TTCATGCATGTTCAAGTACATTCTGGAAGAAAATGGATAGATTTTTTGCTTCTGTCAGTGAAGAGGAGAAATCCTACCTTCTGGAACAG CTGAAATCTGCAGAGGAATCTCATGAGAGTCTGTCTCCGACATTAAACTGCGACAATGATGTTCTG GATGGTCATGCACATGATGGAACTTCTATTTCTGATACTCCATCTGGTGAGAAGAACAGATGCATCAATAATCAAAGTGGCTCGAAAGTGTCATCTGATGTAGAACTGGTCGATCAATTTCATGGTTCTATTCTAAGTGTGCAAGTTGACTCAGATAGAATATTTGACAAAGTTACTCCACTTTACCAAAGAGTACTGTCAGCTCTAATTATAGAGGATGATATTGAAGGATGTGAAGAAAATGGGTTCGACATATTTATGTCACCACAGAATGGTCCAGAAGCGTTATTGCATGGTACACATGTCATTGATTCTCAGAGTGGAAAAATGAATAGGACAGGAGTTGAGTACGATACCGTTTTTAGTTCTCAGATAAAGAAAAGTGGGACTGGTAATGAGTTTGTTTCCTGCAATGGATATGGTGTATATCATCGAAACCCTGATGTCCAAGGACCTCAATACAGTGATGAGATGTCACGAGGAGATAATGGATATTTGCATTCAGAGGTTGGGCTGTTTGTAGGCCTTTCTGAATGTGATCTGGATGTACCACAAAGGTTGCAGATCAATAGTTTTGGAATTTCCTCATTTGAACATGAGTATGCACAGATGGCTTTTGATGATAAACTCTTGCTAGAATTGCAGAGCATTGGCCTCTATATTGAACCTGTG CCTGGCTTAAATGATAAAGAAGATGAAGTGATCAACCAAGAAATAATGCAGTTGGAGAGGGGACTCCGTCAAGAG ATTGgtaaaaagaaaacatacatgGAGAAAGTATCTAAAGCAATTCAAGAAGGCAAGGACGTGGAAGGATG GGACCCTGAGCAGATTGCAATGAATAAACTTGTTGAGCTGGCTTATAAAAAGctcttg GCGACTCGGGGAACTCTAGCTTCCAAAGTTGGGATTCCTAAGGTGTCAAAACAGGTTGCATTGTCTTTTGCAAAGAGAACACTTTCCAGGTGTCGGAAGTTTGAGGATAGTAGAGCTAGTTGCTTTAGCGAGCCTGTGCTCCATGACATCATTTTTGCAGCTCCTCCTCGTATTAATGAGGCAGATCTTTTGACTG ACTCGTGCCCTGTTGGAGCTGATGGTATTCTGATTGATCCATATGAAAGGTTTAATCATCAAACGGATCATGCTTTTGCTAAAAATGGGCCTATATTAAATAGAGGGAAGAAAAAAGAAGTACTGCTTGATGATGTTGGTGCTGGTGCTGCTTTCAGAGCCACTTCTACTCTTGGTGGAACTCTTCTAGGTGGTGCAAAAGGAAAGAGAAGTGAAAGAGATAGGGATTCTTTAGCGAGAAATGCAAATGCAAAAGCTGGACGCTCACTGGGGAACTCCAAGGGTGAGCGCAAGACAAAAGCAAAGCCCAAGCAGAAGACAGCTCAGCTTTCTACATCCGTAAATGCATCTTTTAACAAATTCATGGAGGTCACGACTCATCCAGTCTACCCTTCTGCTAATGGCAATACTAGTGGTAACAGAAAAAGAGAGGGTGATGTTAGGGAGAAGAAAGAATCTGCTGATGGCATGAATTTGCCACTGAATGACATTGATGCGATAGAAGAGCTAGGTGTAGAATCTGAGCTTGGGGCGCCTCAGGATTTCAATTCTTGGTTCAACTTTGATGTTGATGGTTTGCAAGATCATGATTCTGTGGGACTTGAAATACCAATGGACGACCTTTCTGAGTTAAATATGTTTTGA
- the LOC107850394 gene encoding uncharacterized protein LOC107850394 isoform X1 — protein sequence MAGNGRFNLTSASSDSGFVGNYANGPKGSYMGPTMDRSGSFRESSDTRIFGSGKGASRGTGAVVGDLPSLLQCLMLEPIVMSDQKYTRSGELRRMFGLTVGSTSENSFGAAHLKSSLPVSVDELKKFRDSVAETCNKASGRAKKFDEYLHKLAKYSEGIPSKKQQRNEQLTNERLGGSRTQIHRGPSDLVTQKTEERPKNNTVNKRVRTSVAETRAEYRNSALSRQPMTVKDRDMSKDSNADSDMAEEKIRRLPAGGDGWDKKMKRKRSVGAVISRPLENDGEPKRMLHHRFASEPGLSPSDSHGFRSGILSGAGSINKSDGSSLTGSIARTMLKNEQEKSALSRDSTASLNKERVLAKGSIKLNSQEENHAVCPSPIAKGKASRAPRSGSVAAANSPSNVPRIPGTLESWEQPPNVNKSLAVGGANNRKRPLPTGSSSPPITQWIGQRPQKISRTRRANLISPVSNQDELEVPSEACSPSDFGVRLTPGVTGGSVLSKAASNLTQNLKVKVESVLSPARLSESEESGAGESRLKEKGGVTCEGEEKTVNTVQSNGMSTSHMKKNKFLVKEETGDGVRRQGRSGRGSAFSRSSSSPTREKFENQVTAKPLRNSRSGSEKHGSKSGRPLKKHLERKGFSRLGNPLSSGSPDFTGESDDDREELLAAANLAYSASIHACSSTFWKKMDRFFASVSEEEKSYLLEQLKSAEESHESLSPTLNCDNDVLDGHAHDGTSISDTPSGEKNRCINNQSGSKVSSDVELVDQFHGSILSVQVDSDRIFDKVTPLYQRVLSALIIEDDIEGCEENGFDIFMSPQNGPEALLHGTHVIDSQSGKMNRTGVEYDTVFSSQIKKSGTGNEFVSCNGYGVYHRNPDVQGPQYSDEMSRGDNGYLHSEVGLFVGLSECDLDVPQRLQINSFGISSFEHEYAQMAFDDKLLLELQSIGLYIEPVPGLNDKEDEVINQEIMQLERGLRQEIGKKKTYMEKVSKAIQEGKDVEGWDPEQIAMNKLVELAYKKLLATRGTLASKVGIPKVSKQVALSFAKRTLSRCRKFEDSRASCFSEPVLHDIIFAAPPRINEADLLTDSCPVGADGILIDPYERFNHQTDHAFAKNGPILNRGKKKEVLLDDVGAGAAFRATSTLGGTLLGGAKGKRSERDRDSLARNANAKAGRSLGNSKGERKTKAKPKQKTAQLSTSVNASFNKFMEVTTHPVYPSANGNTSGNRKREGDVREKKESADGMNLPLNDIDAIEELGVESELGAPQDFNSWFNFDVDGLQDHDSVGLEIPMDDLSELNMF from the exons ATGGCTGGAAATGGGAGATTTAACTTGACATCAGCTAGCAGTGACTCGGGTTTTGTTGGAAACTACGCTAATGGGCCTAAGGGGAGCTATATGGGTCCCACTATGGACAGGTCTGGGAGCTTCAGAGAGAGTTCAGACACCCGTATATTTGGTTCTGGGAAGGGTGCATCCCGGGGGACTGGTGCAGTAGTGGGTGATTTGCCTTCCCTGTTGCAATGTTTGATGCTGGAGCCAATCGTAATGAGTGATCAAAAGTATACTCGTTCAGGTGAGTTAAGGAGAATGTTTGGCCTTACTGTTGGGAGCACTTCAGAAAATTCTTTTGGTGCTGCTCATTTGAAGTCTTCACTTCCTGTGTCTGTGGATGAACTAAAGAAGTTCAGAGATAGTGTTGCAGAGACGTGCAACAAAGCTAG TGGTAGAGCTAAAAAGTTCGACGAATACCTGCATAAGCTGGCAAAATATTCTGAAGGCATACCTTCTAAGAAGCAACAGAGAAATGAGCAGTTAACAAATGAGAGATTAGGTGGTTCAAGAACACAGATACATCGAGGCCCTTCAGATCTTGTAACACAAAAGACAGAGGAGCGGCCGAAGAATAATACTGTTAACAAGCGTGTACGCACATCAGTGGCAGAAACTCGG GCGGAGTACCGGAATAGTGCTCTATCCAGGCAGCCTATGACAGTAAAGGATCGAGATATGTCAAAAGATAGTAATGCCGATTCTGATATGGCTGAAGAAAAGATCCGCAGATTGCCAGCTGGAGGTGATGGCTGGGACAAGAAGATGAAAAGGAAACGATCAGTTGGTGCTGTCATTTCAAGGCCCTTGGAGAATGATGGAGAGCCTAAACGAATGCTGCATCATAGGTTTGCCAGTGAACCTGGCTTGTCACCTTCTGATTCCCATGGTTTCAG GTCGGGAATATTAAGCGGTGCTGGTAGCATTAACAAGTCAGATGGCTCATCACTTACTGGTTCTATTGCTCGTACAATGCTTAAAAATGAACAGGAAAAATCTGCTCTTTCTAGGGATTCAACTGCTTCTCTGAATAAAGAGCGGGTGCTGGCAAAAGGCAGCATTAA ATTAAATAGTCAGGAGGAGAACCATGCTGTCTGTCCCAGTCCAATAGCAAAAGGGAAGGCCTCAAGGGCACCACGGAGTGGCTCCGTTGCTGCTGCTAATTCACCCTCTAACGTCCCCCGTATACCTGGAACCTTGGAAAGCTGGGAACAGCCTCCAAATGTCAACAAAAGTCTCGCTGTAGGTGGGGCTAATAATCGCAAGCGTCCATTGCCCACAGGATCCTCGTCTCCACCCATAACACAATGGATTGGTCAGAGGCCTCAAAAAATTTCTCGTACAAGGAGAGCTAATCTTATCTCACCAGTTTCAAACCAGGATGAGTTGGAGGTGCCATCAGAGGCATGTTCACCTTCTGATTTTGGAGTTAGATTAACTCCTGGTGTAACAGGTGGTTCTGTTCTTTCAAAGGCTGCCAGCAATCTTACGCAAAACCTCAAAGTTAAAGTTGAAAGTGTTTTATCCCCTGCCAGACTCTCTGAAAGTGAAGAATCTGGTGCTGGTGAAAGCAGATTAAAAGAAAAGGGTGGTGTTACTTGTGAAGGTGAAGAAAAAACTGTAAATACTGTTCAGAGTAACGGGATGTCTACCTCACATATGAAGAAGAACAAGTTTCTTGTCAAAGAAGAAACAGGTGATGGTGTGCGAAGACAAGGCCGAAGTGGAAGAGGCTCGGCATTTTCTAGGAGTAGCAGTTCTCCTACAAGGGAGAAGTTTGAAAATCAAGTCACAGCGAAGCCGCTTCGTAACTCGAGGTCGGGTTCAGAAAAGCACGGAAG TAAGTCAGGCCGTCCATTGAAAAAGCACTTGGAACGCAAAGGGTTTTCTCGTCTTGGAAATCCTTTGAGCAGTGGTTCTCCTGATTTCACTG GGGAATCAGATGATGACCGCGAGGAGCTCCTAGCTGCTGCAAACTTGGCATATAGTGCTAGTA TTCATGCATGTTCAAGTACATTCTGGAAGAAAATGGATAGATTTTTTGCTTCTGTCAGTGAAGAGGAGAAATCCTACCTTCTGGAACAG CTGAAATCTGCAGAGGAATCTCATGAGAGTCTGTCTCCGACATTAAACTGCGACAATGATGTTCTG GATGGTCATGCACATGATGGAACTTCTATTTCTGATACTCCATCTGGTGAGAAGAACAGATGCATCAATAATCAAAGTGGCTCGAAAGTGTCATCTGATGTAGAACTGGTCGATCAATTTCATGGTTCTATTCTAAGTGTGCAAGTTGACTCAGATAGAATATTTGACAAAGTTACTCCACTTTACCAAAGAGTACTGTCAGCTCTAATTATAGAGGATGATATTGAAGGATGTGAAGAAAATGGGTTCGACATATTTATGTCACCACAGAATGGTCCAGAAGCGTTATTGCATGGTACACATGTCATTGATTCTCAGAGTGGAAAAATGAATAGGACAGGAGTTGAGTACGATACCGTTTTTAGTTCTCAGATAAAGAAAAGTGGGACTGGTAATGAGTTTGTTTCCTGCAATGGATATGGTGTATATCATCGAAACCCTGATGTCCAAGGACCTCAATACAGTGATGAGATGTCACGAGGAGATAATGGATATTTGCATTCAGAGGTTGGGCTGTTTGTAGGCCTTTCTGAATGTGATCTGGATGTACCACAAAGGTTGCAGATCAATAGTTTTGGAATTTCCTCATTTGAACATGAGTATGCACAGATGGCTTTTGATGATAAACTCTTGCTAGAATTGCAGAGCATTGGCCTCTATATTGAACCTGTG CCTGGCTTAAATGATAAAGAAGATGAAGTGATCAACCAAGAAATAATGCAGTTGGAGAGGGGACTCCGTCAAGAG ATTGgtaaaaagaaaacatacatgGAGAAAGTATCTAAAGCAATTCAAGAAGGCAAGGACGTGGAAGGATG GGACCCTGAGCAGATTGCAATGAATAAACTTGTTGAGCTGGCTTATAAAAAGctcttg GCGACTCGGGGAACTCTAGCTTCCAAAGTTGGGATTCCTAAGGTGTCAAAACAGGTTGCATTGTCTTTTGCAAAGAGAACACTTTCCAGGTGTCGGAAGTTTGAGGATAGTAGAGCTAGTTGCTTTAGCGAGCCTGTGCTCCATGACATCATTTTTGCAGCTCCTCCTCGTATTAATGAGGCAGATCTTTTGACTG ACTCGTGCCCTGTTGGAGCTGATGGTATTCTGATTGATCCATATGAAAGGTTTAATCATCAAACGGATCATGCTTTTGCTAAAAATGGGCCTATATTAAATAGAGGGAAGAAAAAAGAAGTACTGCTTGATGATGTTGGTGCTGGTGCTGCTTTCAGAGCCACTTCTACTCTTGGTGGAACTCTTCTAGGTGGTGCAAAAGGAAAGAGAAGTGAAAGAGATAGGGATTCTTTAGCGAGAAATGCAAATGCAAAAGCTGGACGCTCACTGGGGAACTCCAAGGGTGAGCGCAAGACAAAAGCAAAGCCCAAGCAGAAGACAGCTCAGCTTTCTACATCCGTAAATGCATCTTTTAACAAATTCATGGAGGTCACGACTCATCCAGTCTACCCTTCTGCTAATGGCAATACTAGTGGTAACAGAAAAAGAGAGGGTGATGTTAGGGAGAAGAAAGAATCTGCTGATGGCATGAATTTGCCACTGAATGACATTGATGCGATAGAAGAGCTAGGTGTAGAATCTGAGCTTGGGGCGCCTCAGGATTTCAATTCTTGGTTCAACTTTGATGTTGATGGTTTGCAAGATCATGATTCTGTGGGACTTGAAATACCAATGGACGACCTTTCTGAGTTAAATATGTTTTGA